Proteins from a single region of Runella sp. SP2:
- a CDS encoding gluconokinase gives MKTWIGVDIGTTNVKATAIDEAGETVAHASAACVTYHPKPRYVEQNPDEIYGLFIAVIQQVSEQLRHKNASIEAIGLCSAMHSVIPLDNQNRRLTRSLLWADNRSEAQADTLKTHPVLAKLYPQVGIPAHPYAPLTKMVWFREQKPAVFGKISRFVSQKEYIWYRLFGKFQIDYSMASGTALLDNRRFRWSALAMDYAGINASQLSDLVPTYHQEKLTQRSLAKQLGVPVGTPFVIGAGDACLANLGSGALDMGVTTLTIGTSGAVRQTAATPARDPLRRLFTYVLDETHYVSGGPTNNGGNVLEWLSKHLLLKDTSELLAMAESIGTGSDGLLFVPYLLGERAPVWDAHAYGSYQRLQWQHTQAHMARATLEGVMMNLNQIRQIIDSQLNKSRILHANGGFTRSKFWVQLLTDIFNTPVRVNESNESGCLGATLLAMKSLGKLDTLEEGVHQYVRFADTYHPDPSRTKIYQKVQREFVKAMAVR, from the coding sequence ATGAAAACCTGGATTGGGGTGGACATTGGCACTACCAATGTCAAAGCAACTGCTATCGACGAAGCTGGAGAAACCGTCGCACATGCCTCGGCAGCCTGCGTTACTTACCACCCAAAACCGCGCTACGTTGAGCAAAATCCTGACGAAATTTATGGTTTGTTCATCGCTGTCATCCAGCAAGTTTCGGAGCAATTGCGCCACAAAAACGCCAGCATCGAAGCCATCGGTTTGTGTTCGGCCATGCACAGCGTCATTCCCCTCGACAATCAAAACCGCCGTCTTACGCGTTCGCTCCTTTGGGCAGACAACCGCAGCGAAGCCCAAGCTGATACCCTTAAAACCCACCCCGTTTTAGCAAAACTGTACCCGCAAGTAGGCATACCTGCCCATCCTTACGCACCATTGACCAAAATGGTGTGGTTTCGCGAACAAAAACCCGCCGTTTTTGGAAAAATCAGCCGTTTTGTTTCCCAAAAAGAATACATCTGGTACCGACTTTTTGGAAAATTCCAAATCGACTATTCGATGGCCTCAGGAACCGCCCTGCTCGACAACCGACGATTTCGGTGGAGTGCATTGGCCATGGACTATGCGGGTATTAACGCCTCCCAACTCTCCGACCTAGTTCCAACTTATCACCAAGAAAAACTCACCCAACGAAGTCTTGCCAAGCAACTAGGCGTTCCCGTTGGTACTCCATTTGTCATTGGCGCAGGCGATGCCTGTTTGGCCAATCTAGGTTCAGGAGCATTGGATATGGGCGTCACCACCCTCACAATTGGTACCAGTGGCGCGGTTCGACAAACGGCTGCTACACCCGCCCGTGACCCTCTACGGCGTTTGTTCACTTACGTTTTGGACGAAACTCATTACGTATCTGGAGGCCCTACCAACAACGGCGGTAACGTCCTCGAATGGCTTTCTAAACACTTACTTTTAAAAGACACAAGTGAGCTTCTTGCCATGGCCGAAAGCATCGGGACTGGCTCCGATGGCTTACTGTTTGTCCCCTACCTTTTGGGTGAACGCGCGCCCGTTTGGGATGCCCACGCTTATGGAAGCTATCAACGTTTGCAATGGCAACACACCCAAGCTCACATGGCCCGCGCGACGTTGGAAGGAGTAATGATGAACCTTAACCAAATTCGTCAAATTATCGACTCCCAACTCAACAAAAGCCGCATCTTGCACGCCAACGGTGGTTTTACGCGTTCAAAATTCTGGGTTCAATTGTTAACCGATATTTTCAATACGCCCGTTCGGGTTAATGAAAGCAACGAAAGCGGCTGCCTTGGGGCGACTTTGTTGGCGATGAAATCACTGGGAAAACTTGACACTTTGGAAGAAGGCGTTCATCAATACGTTCGGTTTGCAGATACTTACCACCCCGACCCTTCGCGGACTAAAATCTATCAAAAAGTCCAACGTGAATTTGTAAAAGCGATGGCTGTGAGGTAA
- a CDS encoding DUF255 domain-containing protein has product MKKIGIAAVITTVMVSLMAFKSVEPKTEEAKIQWVTLEEAYKLNQKQPRKIWIDLYTEWCGWCKVMDKNTFKNAEVVQFTNKKFYAVKYNPEKDADVMFGKVSFRSLINGKVTGYPTTVFMDEKMNLIQPIAGYLEPRMFHQVLAYFGDNNHQKEPFDQFQQKTYPTKYTAKAQ; this is encoded by the coding sequence ATGAAAAAGATTGGAATCGCCGCCGTCATCACTACTGTAATGGTAAGCCTTATGGCTTTCAAATCCGTTGAACCCAAAACCGAAGAAGCCAAAATTCAGTGGGTGACGTTGGAAGAAGCCTACAAACTTAACCAAAAGCAACCACGCAAAATTTGGATTGATTTATATACAGAGTGGTGCGGATGGTGCAAAGTAATGGATAAAAACACCTTCAAAAATGCGGAGGTAGTTCAATTTACAAACAAGAAATTCTACGCCGTAAAATACAATCCTGAAAAAGATGCCGACGTAATGTTTGGAAAAGTGTCGTTCCGTAGCCTAATCAATGGCAAAGTAACGGGCTATCCAACCACGGTTTTCATGGATGAAAAAATGAACCTCATCCAACCGATTGCTGGTTATTTGGAACCGCGTATGTTCCACCAAGTGCTCGCATATTTTGGCGACAATAATCACCAAAAAGAGCCTTTTGACCAGTTTCAACAAAAGACTTACCCTACTAAATACACCGCCAAAGCACAATAA
- a CDS encoding PhzF family phenazine biosynthesis protein → MQLSLYQLDAFTDKVFGGNPAAVVPLTSWLPDETMQAIAAENNLAETAFYVPTEAGFHIRWFTPTVEVDLCGHATLASAYVLFSLENYAHDEINFDSRSGILNVRKEGDWLVLNFPADSIHKQLLSPPALLEALGDITPVEILRGKTDFMAVLESEEQVRTLQPDIIVLSTLPARGVIITAPGDSVDFVSRFFAPQSGIAEDPVTGSAHTTLTPYWAEKLGKTEMEALQVSARGGVLKTKLIGDRVEIAGQVKLYLRGTIEIE, encoded by the coding sequence ATGCAATTATCACTTTATCAACTCGACGCGTTTACCGACAAAGTTTTTGGCGGTAATCCTGCCGCTGTCGTACCACTTACTTCATGGCTTCCCGACGAAACCATGCAGGCCATAGCCGCTGAAAACAACTTGGCCGAAACGGCCTTTTACGTCCCAACGGAAGCAGGTTTTCATATTCGTTGGTTCACCCCTACGGTGGAAGTTGACCTCTGCGGCCACGCCACATTGGCCAGCGCCTACGTATTGTTTTCCCTCGAAAATTATGCCCACGACGAAATAAATTTCGACTCTCGAAGCGGTATTTTAAACGTTCGCAAGGAAGGCGATTGGCTTGTTCTTAACTTCCCCGCTGACAGCATTCACAAACAGTTGCTTTCGCCTCCTGCTTTATTAGAAGCGTTGGGCGACATCACTCCCGTTGAAATTTTACGTGGTAAAACCGATTTTATGGCGGTATTAGAATCGGAAGAACAAGTACGCACACTTCAACCTGATATTATTGTTTTATCAACTTTACCAGCACGAGGTGTCATTATCACTGCTCCTGGCGATTCAGTTGATTTTGTCTCGCGTTTCTTTGCGCCACAGTCGGGCATCGCCGAAGACCCCGTGACAGGTTCGGCACACACCACACTCACGCCTTATTGGGCTGAGAAATTGGGCAAAACCGAGATGGAAGCCCTGCAAGTTTCTGCTCGTGGTGGTGTTTTAAAAACAAAACTTATCGGCGACCGCGTAGAAATAGCAGGCCAAGTAAAACTTTATTTACGAGGCACGATTGAAATTGAGTAA